One Lactobacillus sp. CBA3606 DNA segment encodes these proteins:
- a CDS encoding Gfo/Idh/MocA family protein — protein MLKLGIIGTNWITQQFIDAAHESGDWQLTTVYSRDLDRAKAFATKNGATNTFDNLDDFFKAATFEAVYIASPNSLHFSQAQQAIENGKHVIVEKPAVANQAEFEQLDECLKAHPQVLLFEAARQIHEENFKRVQAQIAKLDQLQGATLTYMKYSSRYDAVLAGKEPNIFSPKFAGGALQDLGVYLAYDAVGWFGMPDEVAYYPTLTRTKVDGKGVAVLRYPSFTVTLNVGKTSNSYLPSEINGLRDTIVMDNAAELGRVTYYDADGLAINLGVTPDKNPMIAEARDFAAVINDPTTHQADYQAWRQLSRNVNKLLFNLRQSGRLYFKADERDTPAN, from the coding sequence ATGTTAAAATTAGGAATCATTGGGACTAACTGGATTACGCAACAATTTATTGATGCGGCCCATGAGTCGGGTGACTGGCAGCTAACGACGGTCTATTCGCGTGATTTAGACCGGGCTAAAGCATTTGCCACTAAAAACGGGGCGACGAACACTTTTGATAACCTTGACGATTTTTTCAAGGCGGCGACTTTTGAAGCAGTCTATATTGCTTCTCCAAATAGCCTCCATTTTAGCCAAGCGCAACAAGCGATTGAAAATGGCAAGCATGTCATTGTGGAAAAGCCAGCGGTTGCTAACCAAGCCGAGTTTGAACAATTGGATGAGTGTTTAAAGGCTCATCCGCAAGTGTTGTTGTTCGAAGCGGCTCGTCAGATTCATGAAGAAAACTTCAAACGCGTGCAAGCACAAATTGCCAAGCTTGATCAGCTTCAAGGGGCGACCTTAACTTACATGAAGTATTCTTCACGCTATGATGCGGTGCTGGCCGGGAAAGAACCGAATATTTTCTCGCCAAAATTTGCGGGTGGCGCCTTGCAAGACTTAGGTGTTTACTTGGCTTATGATGCGGTTGGTTGGTTCGGAATGCCTGATGAAGTGGCTTATTATCCGACTTTAACCAGGACCAAGGTTGATGGTAAAGGGGTTGCCGTTTTGCGCTACCCAAGCTTTACAGTCACTTTGAATGTGGGGAAGACGAGTAATTCTTATTTGCCATCTGAAATCAATGGTCTGCGCGATACAATTGTCATGGACAATGCGGCGGAGTTGGGTCGAGTCACATACTACGATGCCGATGGGTTAGCCATTAATCTCGGGGTGACCCCGGATAAGAATCCGATGATCGCCGAAGCACGTGATTTTGCGGCCGTGATTAATGACCCTACGACCCATCAGGCCGACTATCAAGCTTGGCGACAACTCAGTCGCAACGTTAATAAACTATTATTTAATTTACGGCAATCCGGTCGGCTTTATTTTAAGGCGGACGAACGGGATACGCCGGCTAATTAG
- a CDS encoding DEAD/DEAH box helicase, translating into MLDVFKEKFTAQGFTEQSPIQTAVAEPMAAGTSVLGLAPTGSGKTLAFTWPMLAGLTVGAGTQALILAPSQELAMQTTAVVRDWAQLIDAKVLAITGGANIKRQLEKLKQHPEVVVGTPGRVTNLIADGKLKLGHLKLMIIDEADELLTDETLDQIREILDATFAETLQLGFFSATETKILDELPRWFGQKVEKIDVRAIDQTQGVVRHRTLQVGNRHRVDLLKRISRADKFRALVFFNKMQELQHVALELRHQHVSYVALTSGQRQVEREKALRLFRQGKVALLLTTDLAARGLDLPKLPAVINYQLPKDVTTYIHRSGRTGRMGAAGLVLTMGDDHDVRDFKKLMKPTDYEIKPGYLVDYQIVDTKPAKVQPVAPTQPTTATAASSVSGQAVKATSTTVTGKAKPLATSAPTESAAPMANEKKKKGHNKHSKKKGMRKKNRDRFGDK; encoded by the coding sequence ATGTTAGACGTATTTAAAGAAAAATTTACTGCGCAAGGTTTTACTGAGCAGTCACCAATTCAAACTGCAGTGGCGGAACCAATGGCGGCGGGAACGTCTGTCTTAGGGTTAGCACCAACCGGATCAGGAAAAACGTTGGCATTTACTTGGCCAATGTTGGCTGGTTTAACGGTTGGGGCTGGTACTCAAGCGTTGATTCTAGCACCTTCGCAAGAACTCGCCATGCAAACAACCGCCGTGGTTCGGGACTGGGCCCAATTAATTGATGCTAAAGTTCTGGCCATTACCGGGGGCGCTAATATTAAGCGCCAACTAGAAAAGCTCAAGCAACATCCAGAAGTAGTCGTTGGGACCCCTGGTCGGGTGACTAATCTGATTGCGGATGGCAAGCTCAAGCTGGGCCATTTAAAGCTGATGATTATTGATGAAGCGGACGAATTATTGACGGATGAGACGTTGGATCAAATCCGAGAAATTCTAGATGCTACTTTTGCTGAGACGCTACAATTAGGCTTTTTCTCTGCCACCGAAACTAAAATTTTAGATGAATTACCACGTTGGTTTGGTCAAAAAGTTGAAAAAATTGACGTGCGGGCGATTGACCAGACCCAAGGGGTTGTTCGCCATCGGACGTTACAAGTTGGGAACCGTCATCGTGTTGACTTATTGAAACGGATTAGTCGGGCCGATAAGTTCCGGGCCTTAGTTTTCTTCAATAAGATGCAAGAGTTACAACACGTGGCATTGGAATTACGGCATCAACATGTGAGTTATGTCGCTTTGACGAGTGGGCAACGCCAAGTTGAACGTGAAAAAGCGCTACGGCTGTTCCGGCAAGGAAAAGTCGCCTTATTGTTAACGACTGACTTAGCGGCGCGTGGCTTAGATTTACCAAAGCTACCCGCAGTGATTAACTATCAGTTGCCTAAAGATGTGACCACCTACATTCATCGTAGCGGTCGGACCGGTCGGATGGGAGCCGCTGGCTTAGTCTTAACGATGGGAGACGATCATGATGTGCGGGACTTCAAGAAGTTGATGAAGCCCACGGATTATGAGATTAAGCCAGGCTATTTGGTGGATTATCAGATTGTTGATACAAAACCCGCCAAAGTACAACCAGTGGCACCAACCCAGCCGACGACTGCCACTGCCGCATCATCGGTTAGTGGGCAAGCTGTTAAGGCTACCTCAACTACGGTTACCGGTAAAGCTAAGCCTTTGGCGACATCAGCACCTACTGAGTCAGCAGCGCCAATGGCTAATGAAAAAAAGAAAAAGGGTCACAATAAGCATTCCAAGAAAAAAGGGATGCGGAAGAAGAATCGTGACCGCTTCGGCGATAAGTAA
- a CDS encoding minor capsid protein → MTQNLAQSQTKSMGTALAEQYNDTYMRTTYDTQAQKGSFTADFARFNETQLKMVVSSPWAKDGKDFSKRIWKNYQQELPSYLMDAIFRATVMGWGPQKVGQLMHAQFQDVKRNKIHNLVASEMGHVAEEATAKSYEESDIDQYEYMATLESHTCTVCGHLDGRHFRMAERKAGINCPLIHPRCRCTTVPYIADLPEIGERWMRDPETGKGKIIKNMSFNEWKDMINQEHEEKLSSGTYGTNLKYVRSKSFEEKIHSNERLSQISLEIAKISRKMLQHRNGTPFEDYYLLDMKSGKTIALSNKATKTKGVVYNNQVREHLNLVLRINIFHYTVTLQDIHLH, encoded by the coding sequence TTGACCCAAAATCTGGCTCAAAGTCAGACTAAAAGCATGGGCACCGCATTAGCCGAGCAATACAATGACACGTATATGAGAACTACTTACGATACCCAAGCTCAAAAGGGTTCGTTTACAGCAGATTTTGCACGGTTTAATGAGACTCAGCTAAAGATGGTGGTGTCTTCACCATGGGCCAAGGATGGTAAGGACTTTTCTAAACGGATTTGGAAGAACTACCAGCAAGAACTACCCAGCTATTTGATGGATGCTATCTTTAGAGCGACAGTGATGGGCTGGGGACCACAAAAAGTTGGTCAGCTCATGCACGCACAATTCCAAGACGTCAAGCGGAATAAAATTCACAACTTGGTTGCATCCGAGATGGGGCATGTTGCCGAGGAAGCGACTGCGAAGAGTTATGAAGAGAGCGATATTGACCAATACGAGTACATGGCAACGCTGGAAAGCCATACCTGTACTGTTTGTGGTCACTTAGATGGTCGACACTTTAGAATGGCTGAACGTAAGGCAGGGATTAACTGCCCATTGATTCATCCCCGTTGTCGATGTACTACGGTGCCATATATTGCAGATTTGCCAGAGATTGGGGAGCGTTGGATGCGTGACCCCGAGACTGGCAAAGGTAAGATTATTAAGAATATGTCTTTCAATGAATGGAAAGATATGATTAATCAAGAACATGAAGAAAAACTAAGCTCGGGAACTTATGGAACTAATTTAAAATATGTTCGTAGTAAGTCGTTTGAAGAAAAGATTCATTCAAATGAAAGATTGTCACAAATCAGTCTAGAGATTGCTAAGATTAGCCGTAAAATGCTTCAGCATAGAAATGGAACCCCTTTTGAAGACTATTATCTATTGGATATGAAATCGGGTAAGACAATTGCCCTATCTAATAAGGCGACTAAAACTAAAGGGGTTGTTTATAATAATCAAGTACGAGAACATTTAAATCTGGTTCTGAGAATCAATATATTTCATTACACAGTCACCCTTCAGGATATCCACCTTCATTGA
- a CDS encoding phage scaffolding protein translates to MGLTEEQINAIMETNGHDIENAKASLGDIDSIKQENETLKGQLITRDKDMKVLKKQVGDNEGLTKQVTDLQAKYDQDTQSLTTQLAQTKLNGVLESALTGAKARNPRAVRGLLDMDKVKLTDDGKLEGFDDQVAALKESDGYLFDEGKQTHYEPNGGGGPQDDNPTQAMVDAFKQQ, encoded by the coding sequence ATGGGTCTGACCGAAGAACAAATCAACGCCATCATGGAGACTAACGGCCATGATATCGAAAACGCTAAGGCATCACTTGGTGACATTGACAGTATCAAGCAAGAAAATGAAACGTTGAAGGGCCAACTAATCACTCGTGACAAGGATATGAAAGTCTTGAAGAAACAGGTCGGGGACAATGAGGGCCTAACCAAGCAGGTTACTGACCTACAAGCCAAATACGACCAGGATACTCAGAGTTTAACAACGCAACTTGCACAGACCAAACTAAACGGCGTATTAGAGTCCGCATTGACTGGCGCTAAGGCACGCAATCCCAGAGCAGTCCGTGGTTTGCTTGATATGGATAAGGTCAAGCTGACGGATGATGGCAAGTTAGAAGGCTTTGATGATCAAGTAGCAGCGTTAAAGGAATCCGATGGCTATTTATTCGATGAAGGTAAGCAGACTCATTATGAGCCAAATGGTGGCGGTGGTCCCCAAGATGACAACCCTACCCAAGCCATGGTAGACGCATTTAAACAACAATAA
- a CDS encoding MucBP domain-containing protein: MWMYSRLANTKNESTWLTTSVVVALSWTIFAVQDRVQAATTPITGTTDTAQNDQQTNQLQQSEVSLKATESQTPVSATDTSQASVASIAANSTTANSAASVTTTSSVSAGVASASASTSLATSATSAVAAPTSSTVPSSAATATSEATQSQTGVASATTADVSEATTQSTTKAMAAAVTSTAVATTVDDDATVVMMADANLLAGVKNSLGLAADASLTMGDIRHTKKTSLTISQTSETNPEITSLTGLEALAELPTSVKLSLELKIQAENGFDLAPLENINFNKLSLYTRYFSKVDLTPLTKIATANLQYVTLAASNTDIYANYHQNFDGMTNAQLAQISGWVTDFLNNGYQYTKPSVFREVNLSGNCLTDFSVLGGINQLANVWVFAVAQTYLSPNPINVVTGQPLVFKATEQIGLAGETLYHQNTQSNSVPRNGSEWDPITYLGDGEYRIDAPVQTDDYLSYGQWGYLHQADAAGTYYFRIPYGDATGQRLLLITDAMIYRQANWQDNPSIQVNYLDATTGEVIKNPETLGVNQKLGDTVDLTQYTALTGYDYVKTDADNLVRTYTADPQTIKLYFSPVAKQAAGDVKVQYVDEAGNVLATDTATYPAGQWVDEAYTTTARTIEGYTFKAIDSHGLAANGTLTQAGGTVTYIYQKDASVPVADGQVTIVYVDSTTGQTLTEQIITGVQGSTSAYQTDAMIQHYFNLGYELIEDGFPSAGIIFDDQAPTYTVRLGHQIVDITETKTVTRTIHYVYADGTSAAADKIQQLLFTRTGQRDLVDWVTSWSAWQAPQTSFAAQTSPVIAGYQADQLTVPVMSGVTADQDDSQVTVTYQAITDPSTPDPDPDPEPTPDPDPDPTPDPDPTPDPEPEPDPDPDPDPDPTPDPDPTPDPDPTPDPDPTPAPNPEPTPDPEPTPDPKPVPDPEPTPDLDSKSDAGSNADTVNTVSKPESVLATTLTADTVQVVTNERQTGLTPMQPAMIRPTKTQSATVLPQTNETSTGWWAVLGGLMLTLLGLSGYWYRKR, encoded by the coding sequence ATGTGGATGTATAGTCGATTAGCAAACACCAAAAATGAGTCAACTTGGTTAACAACTAGTGTTGTTGTCGCGTTGTCTTGGACAATTTTTGCTGTACAAGATCGTGTGCAAGCAGCGACGACTCCCATCACGGGGACAACTGATACCGCTCAAAATGATCAGCAAACTAATCAACTTCAACAAAGTGAAGTGTCGTTGAAAGCGACTGAAAGTCAAACGCCAGTTAGTGCAACAGATACGTCACAAGCGAGTGTGGCTAGTATTGCGGCCAATTCGACAACCGCTAATTCAGCGGCTTCAGTGACCACAACTAGCTCAGTTTCAGCTGGGGTGGCTTCTGCTTCAGCAAGTACATCACTTGCAACTAGTGCGACGTCAGCGGTAGCCGCACCCACGTCGTCAACGGTGCCCAGCAGTGCTGCGACAGCAACCAGTGAAGCGACCCAAAGTCAGACCGGTGTCGCTAGTGCTACTACTGCTGATGTAAGTGAGGCCACAACTCAGTCCACAACGAAGGCTATGGCTGCGGCAGTAACGTCAACCGCTGTGGCAACCACCGTTGATGATGATGCAACTGTAGTAATGATGGCGGATGCTAATTTGTTAGCGGGTGTTAAGAATAGCCTAGGTCTGGCGGCCGATGCGTCGTTAACGATGGGGGACATTCGTCATACCAAAAAGACTAGCCTAACGATTAGTCAGACTAGTGAGACTAATCCTGAGATTACGTCGCTAACTGGTTTGGAAGCCTTGGCAGAACTACCAACCAGTGTGAAACTTTCGTTAGAGCTAAAAATTCAGGCTGAAAACGGGTTTGATTTGGCACCATTAGAAAATATCAATTTCAATAAATTATCCTTGTATACGCGATATTTCAGTAAAGTTGATTTAACGCCGTTAACCAAAATTGCGACGGCCAACTTACAGTATGTGACGTTAGCGGCAAGTAATACTGATATCTATGCAAACTATCATCAAAATTTTGATGGCATGACCAATGCTCAGTTGGCCCAAATTAGTGGTTGGGTAACGGATTTCTTGAACAATGGCTATCAATACACTAAACCAAGTGTCTTTCGGGAAGTAAACTTATCTGGAAATTGTTTAACCGATTTTTCAGTGTTAGGCGGTATCAATCAGTTAGCGAATGTTTGGGTATTTGCCGTTGCTCAGACTTATCTTAGTCCTAATCCGATTAATGTTGTGACTGGTCAGCCGCTGGTCTTCAAAGCGACTGAACAAATTGGGTTAGCTGGTGAGACGTTATACCATCAAAATACGCAATCTAACAGTGTTCCCAGAAATGGTAGTGAGTGGGATCCAATTACTTATTTAGGTGATGGCGAGTATCGAATTGATGCGCCAGTCCAAACAGATGATTACTTATCGTATGGTCAATGGGGTTATTTGCATCAGGCCGACGCTGCTGGCACGTATTATTTTAGGATTCCTTATGGTGATGCAACTGGTCAGCGGTTGCTACTAATCACGGATGCCATGATTTACCGGCAGGCGAATTGGCAGGATAATCCTAGTATTCAAGTTAATTATTTAGATGCCACGACTGGCGAAGTGATTAAAAATCCTGAAACATTAGGGGTTAATCAAAAACTTGGTGATACGGTGGATCTAACCCAATATACGGCTCTGACTGGTTACGATTATGTCAAAACGGATGCCGACAACTTGGTACGGACGTATACAGCTGATCCACAAACGATTAAGTTGTATTTTTCGCCGGTGGCTAAGCAAGCGGCGGGTGATGTGAAGGTTCAGTATGTTGATGAAGCTGGCAACGTGTTAGCAACTGATACGGCAACCTATCCGGCGGGGCAATGGGTTGATGAAGCCTATACTACAACGGCACGGACCATTGAGGGCTATACCTTTAAAGCAATTGACAGCCATGGTTTAGCAGCCAATGGGACATTAACGCAAGCTGGTGGGACCGTGACTTATATTTATCAAAAAGATGCGAGTGTCCCAGTCGCGGATGGGCAAGTAACGATTGTTTATGTTGACAGTACTACGGGTCAGACTTTGACTGAACAAATCATTACTGGCGTACAGGGCAGTACCAGTGCGTATCAAACTGATGCCATGATTCAACATTATTTTAATTTAGGCTACGAATTGATTGAAGATGGTTTTCCCAGTGCCGGGATAATTTTTGATGATCAAGCCCCAACTTATACGGTGCGATTGGGTCATCAAATTGTTGATATAACTGAGACCAAGACCGTGACCCGAACCATTCATTATGTTTATGCTGACGGCACTTCGGCGGCCGCTGATAAGATCCAGCAGCTCTTATTTACGCGGACCGGTCAACGAGATTTAGTAGACTGGGTAACTAGCTGGTCGGCTTGGCAAGCACCCCAAACGAGCTTTGCTGCGCAGACTTCGCCGGTGATTGCTGGTTATCAAGCTGACCAGTTGACGGTGCCGGTGATGAGCGGGGTTACTGCTGATCAGGATGATAGTCAAGTTACGGTTACTTATCAGGCAATCACTGATCCTAGCACACCAGATCCAGACCCGGACCCGGAACCAACACCAGACCCAGACCCGGACCCAACACCAGACCCGGACCCAACACCGGACCCAGAGCCAGAGCCAGACCCAGACCCAGACCCAGACCCAGACCCAACGCCAGACCCAGACCCAACACCGGATCCGGACCCAACACCGGATCCGGACCCAACGCCAGCACCGAATCCAGAGCCAACACCGGATCCAGAGCCAACACCGGATCCAAAGCCAGTACCAGACCCAGAGCCAACACCGGACCTGGATTCGAAGTCAGACGCTGGTTCAAATGCCGATACAGTGAATACTGTTTCAAAGCCAGAGTCAGTATTAGCAACGACTTTAACGGCCGATACTGTTCAAGTAGTGACTAACGAGCGGCAGACTGGATTAACGCCAATGCAACCAGCAATGATACGACCGACGAAAACACAATCGGCGACGGTTTTACCACAAACGAATGAGACGTCGACTGGTTGGTGGGCGGTATTAGGTGGTTTAATGCTGACTTTACTTGGCCTTTCTGGTTACTGGTACCGTAAGCGTTAA
- a CDS encoding ABC transporter permease, translating to MQESFGRWPQLCWQAIRRDWQKILVWVVGLGLFSGAYVPAFKAISQGQGLRGMYLTMQNPAMIAMVGPTPIKHAANYTIGAMYANEMLLFCGLFAMIIAALHVISHTRQEEERGLTELVRSYQVGRQANALAIILETIVINALLGLLTASVMVSFGVKSITLSGALLFGSALALAGILGASLALVCAQLMPTAAGATGTSLGLIGLLYLSRAGTDISHLQASWFNPMSWIYLTAPFTHNNWLPLWYSLGFSAILIIIAFILGSHRDMGAGFLPEFAGRAHAGIILRSIPGLSWRLNQGPLISWLLGFIVMGAAYGSIYGDLHTFITSNPLIKQVFTAANQSIEAAFTSTIMLVMLALVAIPPIMITIKLFTEESRGHLDQLFATKISRGQLYWSTLGLALVTGLVGTVIATTSLGLVALHSLSHPTLMLTDFWAAGFNLFPSVLFILGLTSLLLGWCPRLSKISYVYLGYAFALNYFGKLLQLPDWFAKTAIQTWLPRLPIANFDGPTFITITLISIGLMVIGWVGYRHRDMVIGA from the coding sequence ATGCAAGAAAGTTTTGGTCGTTGGCCACAGTTATGTTGGCAAGCCATCCGTCGAGATTGGCAAAAAATACTGGTCTGGGTCGTTGGGCTGGGCCTATTTTCAGGCGCCTATGTTCCTGCTTTTAAAGCAATCAGTCAAGGTCAAGGCCTGCGCGGCATGTATCTCACCATGCAAAACCCAGCGATGATTGCGATGGTTGGGCCCACCCCCATCAAACACGCTGCCAATTATACGATTGGCGCAATGTATGCAAATGAAATGCTCTTATTCTGTGGCTTATTTGCCATGATTATCGCCGCCTTACACGTGATTAGCCATACTCGCCAGGAAGAAGAACGCGGCTTAACTGAACTCGTGCGTTCCTATCAGGTCGGTCGGCAAGCGAATGCGTTGGCTATTATTTTAGAAACCATTGTCATCAATGCCCTATTAGGCTTGTTAACTGCTAGCGTGATGGTTAGCTTCGGCGTTAAATCAATCACATTATCTGGGGCATTGTTATTCGGCAGTGCCCTTGCCTTAGCCGGCATTTTAGGTGCGAGCTTGGCACTTGTTTGTGCCCAACTAATGCCAACAGCAGCCGGCGCTACCGGCACCTCATTAGGTCTTATTGGCCTGCTTTATTTAAGTCGAGCCGGCACAGATATTAGTCATCTACAGGCGTCATGGTTTAATCCAATGAGTTGGATTTACCTCACTGCCCCATTTACACACAACAACTGGTTACCACTCTGGTATAGTCTGGGCTTTAGTGCCATTCTCATCATCATCGCCTTTATTCTCGGCAGTCATCGTGATATGGGCGCTGGTTTCTTACCAGAATTCGCTGGCCGCGCCCATGCCGGAATAATCCTACGTTCAATTCCCGGGCTTAGCTGGCGTTTGAATCAGGGACCACTCATAAGTTGGCTACTAGGCTTTATCGTCATGGGTGCAGCCTATGGGTCCATCTATGGTGACTTACACACGTTTATCACTAGCAATCCTTTAATCAAACAAGTTTTCACTGCCGCTAACCAGTCAATCGAAGCCGCCTTTACAAGCACTATTATGCTGGTCATGTTAGCATTAGTTGCGATTCCACCGATTATGATTACGATCAAGCTCTTCACTGAAGAAAGTCGTGGTCATTTGGATCAACTCTTCGCTACTAAAATCAGTCGTGGTCAATTATACTGGTCAACGCTGGGACTGGCTTTAGTCACTGGCCTCGTCGGCACCGTGATTGCCACAACAAGTTTAGGACTGGTCGCTTTGCATAGCTTATCGCATCCGACACTGATGCTAACCGATTTTTGGGCAGCGGGTTTTAACCTCTTTCCTAGTGTATTATTTATACTCGGGCTGACTAGTCTCTTGCTGGGCTGGTGTCCACGCCTCAGTAAAATCAGTTACGTCTATCTGGGCTATGCCTTTGCTCTCAATTACTTCGGTAAGCTGTTGCAGCTCCCCGATTGGTTCGCTAAAACCGCAATTCAAACTTGGTTACCACGCTTACCAATCGCTAACTTTGATGGCCCAACGTTTATCACCATTACCTTAATCAGTATTGGGTTAATGGTAATCGGCTGGGTCGGCTACCGTCACCGTGACATGGTGATTGGCGCTTGA
- a CDS encoding ABC transporter ATP-binding protein, translated as MTAIVNVQGLQKKFGKFQALKDINFTVNAGEVVGFIGPNGAGKSTTIRTLLGIINRDAGDVTIFGEDVWQHSVKIHQRVAYVPGDVALWGNLTGGEIIDLFMRLHGHGHPEKRAALIKRFELDPKKKAKNYSKGNRQKVGLIAALSVDADLYIFDEPTSGLDPLMEAVFQTEVAQLKAAGKAILLSSHILSEVERLADKVVIIRKGTIVESGSLAQLRHLTRATITMVTAQDSSSLQALPGVHDWVQKGTHTTFSVDNEALNTVLLTATKFDVKTFTSTPPTLEDLFMRHYQD; from the coding sequence ATGACAGCAATTGTTAACGTCCAAGGACTACAAAAAAAGTTTGGCAAATTTCAAGCGTTAAAAGATATTAATTTTACCGTTAATGCCGGTGAAGTGGTGGGGTTTATTGGACCGAATGGGGCCGGTAAATCAACCACGATTCGTACCCTATTAGGAATCATCAACCGCGATGCCGGTGACGTCACGATTTTTGGCGAAGATGTCTGGCAACATAGTGTGAAAATCCATCAACGGGTCGCATACGTCCCCGGTGACGTTGCGCTGTGGGGAAACCTAACTGGTGGTGAGATTATCGATCTATTTATGCGACTACATGGTCACGGTCACCCCGAAAAGCGGGCCGCACTCATCAAACGCTTTGAACTTGATCCTAAGAAAAAAGCGAAAAATTACTCTAAAGGAAATCGCCAAAAAGTTGGATTGATCGCCGCCCTATCCGTCGATGCTGACCTCTATATTTTTGATGAACCCACTTCTGGGTTAGACCCCTTGATGGAAGCTGTTTTTCAAACAGAGGTGGCCCAACTAAAAGCCGCTGGCAAAGCCATTTTGCTATCCTCACACATTTTAAGTGAAGTCGAACGGCTAGCAGATAAGGTCGTCATCATTCGCAAAGGCACCATCGTCGAATCCGGATCACTCGCCCAACTCCGGCATTTAACCCGGGCCACGATTACAATGGTCACAGCGCAAGATTCCAGCAGCTTACAGGCCTTACCCGGCGTGCATGATTGGGTCCAAAAAGGCACGCACACCACTTTTTCAGTCGATAATGAGGCCCTTAACACCGTTTTATTAACCGCAACTAAATTTGATGTTAAAACCTTTACTTCCACGCCACCGACACTTGAAGACTTATTCATGCGGCATTATCAGGACTAA
- a CDS encoding universal stress protein, with amino-acid sequence MPNNYKHILVPVDSSAQAQVAFEAAVNIAQRHHANLTALYVVDDNAYHAPALDPVLNELLDAEAAHARADMHDRQQFVATTPVPVFKTEITYGNPKRSIRDYAKQHPDIDLIVMGATGKDSPHRVAVGSTTSYVVDQAPCTVTVIR; translated from the coding sequence ATGCCTAACAACTACAAACACATTTTAGTTCCTGTTGACAGTTCCGCCCAAGCTCAGGTGGCCTTTGAAGCCGCCGTGAACATTGCGCAACGCCATCACGCTAACTTAACCGCGCTTTATGTGGTTGATGACAATGCCTATCATGCGCCAGCTTTAGATCCGGTCCTCAATGAATTACTGGATGCCGAGGCTGCACATGCTCGGGCCGATATGCATGACCGCCAACAATTTGTGGCAACCACCCCCGTTCCTGTTTTTAAAACCGAAATTACCTATGGCAATCCGAAACGGTCCATTCGTGATTATGCTAAACAACACCCTGACATTGACCTGATTGTGATGGGGGCAACCGGCAAAGATTCGCCACATCGAGTCGCAGTGGGCTCCACCACAAGCTATGTCGTGGACCAAGCCCCCTGTACAGTCACCGTTATTCGCTAG